TCAAATCAAGGACTTATAAGTAGCACAGTACAATGCAATCACAGTATGTGTAGCTATATAACAACAGTGTCAGATTTTGTCTATGGaatgcagttaaataaaataaaaatcaaaaatcaaagaaaaattCACCTAATATAGGCTTTGAGTATGTACGCACatgatgttttaaaaattaGCTGTTGAAAAACATCCTAAAGTAAACAATAGCATTGCTTTGGACAACTTATTCAGGGACAGCTTTGTGAACACTTGAAGCAGTAAACTAGGCCATACATGGACTCCATACAATCCATATATGTACAAGAACTGTCAAGTCCAACATGTTGCTTCATTGAATTTCCAAACTTATGCCCTATTAACTATACAGTGGACTCATTGTTGAGTCTTTCCATCTTGTCCAAAAACACTGCAAAGTATATCCAGGATATCTGTCAGTGTAATCCCATAATGCACTTCAACATGATGGAGCTCAGATAACACACTATAGAAGGCACAGGGGGTTAAAAGTGCACTCTAGAATCGAAGGGAAATGCAAGAGACAGCATGTATTCGAGAAACTGCACTCAGGCTACAAAACCGTCCTGGCAGCCCTGCGCCATTGATCTCTTCACAACGTTTGCGACCTCTTTCTGAAACCGATGGAGGAGATTGAAGTCACAAAAGCCTCGATATAACAAGCCTGTGGCCAAAGTCTTCATGGCTTCCTGCATTTGGTTAAGTGAGGGCACAGTGACAGTCTGCATGTTGCCGTTCACGTGGCTGACAAAGATCGTGGGGCTGTTTTCCACAGATAGGTGTTTTGTCTCGGTGGTATCTAGAACACGTTCCTCCAGGGTTCCGTCCACACTCGGTTCCTCGGGAGGTTCAaccagaggaggtggagaaacAGAGCAGGGGGCGATGACGTCGTGGGATCCGGCTTCATCAGGCTGATGGTCCAAATCTACTTCGGGGTAGACGCGATACCTCTCACGCACGATCGCCTCACGTTTCTTAAAGCCGCTGTACCACCTGGGGCTCGGCCTGAAGCTCGTGATACCCATACGAGCCGCAATTTCCATTGATTTACGGTGAACCATCAGATCTGTTATCGGGGTTCCCTCTAAACTCATCTGATCGATCCATTTCCAAATATTCGCCTCGAGTCTCGGCGACCTGCCGTAGCCCACCCACCTATTCTTTTCACGATTGATCTTCTCGCCCTTTAACACGCAGCTCCTGTTATGGATCAGCGTCCAAAGCATAGTCGGAGCGACGTTCAGTTTTTTCGCCGCCTTCCTTTGGCTCATCCGAGGGAGCTGGTCATACAGCTCAAGAATCCGCCGCTTGTCCTCTATCGTGAACCTTCTCTTCCCCGAAGACGTGTTACCCGAAGACATGTTGTCTAGAGCGATGGCGCGGTTTGTTTTTCCTCCAGCACCAATACTTCCGGAAGAATTCCCTTCAATGAATTACGATTGGACAGGTGTTTTACTACTAACCAATCATAATACTGGGGTCAACAACATCCTAACAAATCATACTCCAGGAGGCGGGACAACGGTACTCTATTGTGACGTCGATTTCATGCGACTATTTTAAACAATTCAAAACGTACTTTATTCATACGTGATTTCGCGAACAAACTTGTAGCTGGTttgtaataatacatatatattttttgtaaatcacattttcttaatattttgccgtgctatattttatattacaacGCAAACGACACGCTAGGTGGCAGTGCGTGTACAATTAACTTCGTACTCCATTAGCGAAGAAGTGACccgtgtgttgtgttgtgttaatatCTTTCCTTTCGTAACAGCACTGAAAAAGTCCAAGAGCAGAAACCAGAAGTTTGTGCCAGAGGTAAGATATTGTTTGAGCTTGTTACTCTTTAATATAGAGACAGTATTATCTCTTGTTTGGAATATCAGGCGATATGCACACAATAGTCCATGTACACATGGTTCCCAAGTAAATATATGAGATGAGCCTGGCAT
This region of Silurus meridionalis isolate SWU-2019-XX chromosome 27, ASM1480568v1, whole genome shotgun sequence genomic DNA includes:
- the LOC124380435 gene encoding uncharacterized protein LOC124380435, which produces MSSGNTSSGKRRFTIEDKRRILELYDQLPRMSQRKAAKKLNVAPTMLWTLIHNRSCVLKGEKINREKNRWVGYGRSPRLEANIWKWIDQMSLEGTPITDLMVHRKSMEIAARMGITSFRPSPRWYSGFKKREAIVRERYRVYPEVDLDHQPDEAGSHDVIAPCSVSPPPLVEPPEEPSVDGTLEERVLDTTETKHLSVENSPTIFVSHVNGNMQTVTVPSLNQMQEAMKTLATGLLYRGFCDFNLLHRFQKEVANVVKRSMAQGCQDGFVA